In Aerosakkonema funiforme FACHB-1375, a single window of DNA contains:
- a CDS encoding sulfotransferase family protein, giving the protein MSLPPPIFILASPRSFTSLVCAMLGQHPELYGVPELNLFVAETMEQLLQRFKGVLQFQLHGLLRTVAQLYAGEQTMLSIEMARRWNLNRLDRSTGEVYAELCQKVTPLRIVDKSPAYPINPEALERIKNTFPDACYLHLIRHPKTQGESVMKIAGGMMAKAVDSFDYSTQPPTLDPQYAWYKTQSNILEFLSKVPSSQQRRFRGEDVLGNPRLHLEQISKWLGISWNESILEAMLRPQDSPYAYLGPYGATLGNDPNFLKSPIFKQRKILPSSLEGALPWRQDGKGFIPYVFKLAQDFGYS; this is encoded by the coding sequence ATGTCACTACCCCCACCCATATTTATCCTTGCATCTCCACGTTCTTTTACATCTTTAGTATGTGCTATGCTCGGTCAGCATCCCGAATTATATGGTGTGCCAGAACTGAATTTATTCGTTGCTGAAACTATGGAACAGTTATTACAACGCTTTAAGGGGGTGTTACAATTTCAACTACACGGTCTCTTACGAACTGTAGCGCAACTTTATGCGGGCGAACAAACTATGCTCTCTATTGAGATGGCTAGGCGCTGGAACTTAAACCGTTTGGATCGTAGCACTGGAGAAGTTTATGCTGAACTATGTCAAAAAGTCACGCCACTACGCATTGTCGATAAAAGCCCTGCCTACCCCATAAACCCGGAAGCACTCGAGCGCATCAAAAATACTTTTCCGGATGCTTGTTACCTGCATCTTATTCGTCATCCAAAAACTCAAGGAGAATCGGTGATGAAAATTGCTGGTGGTATGATGGCCAAAGCTGTAGACTCTTTTGACTATTCAACTCAACCGCCTACTCTCGATCCCCAGTATGCGTGGTATAAAACACAATCTAATATTTTGGAGTTTTTAAGTAAAGTTCCCTCTTCCCAGCAGAGACGCTTCCGTGGAGAAGATGTCTTGGGTAATCCTCGCTTGCATTTAGAACAAATAAGTAAATGGCTGGGTATTTCTTGGAATGAATCAATATTGGAAGCGATGCTACGTCCTCAAGATTCTCCTTATGCTTACTTAGGGCCTTACGGAGCTACATTGGGAAATGACCCTAATTTTTTGAAGTCGCCAATTTTTAAGCAAAGAAAAATTTTACCCAGCAGTCTAGAAGGTGCTTTGCCGTGGCGTCAAGATGGTAAAGGATTCATCCCTTATGTTTTTAAGTTAGCTCAAGATTTTGGCTACTCATAG
- the metK gene encoding methionine adenosyltransferase, producing MSRRYLFSSESVTEGHPDKICDQISDTILDALLTQDPSSRVAAEVVVNTGLVLITGEITTKAQVNYVDLARKKIAEIGYIDADNGFSANSCAVLVALDEQSPDIAQGVNAAAETRVESSEEAFDAVGAGDQGLMFGFACNETPELMPMPISLAHRISRRLAAVRKTGDLPYLRPDGKTQVTVAYEDGKPVGIDTILISTQHAATIGDITDAAAVQAKIKEDLWTAVVEPVFADIDVKPDSQTRFLVNPTGKFVIGGPQGDSGLTGRKIIVDTYGGYSRHGGGAFSGKDPTKVDRSAAYACRYAAKNIVAAGLADKCEVQLSYAIGVARPVSIMVETFGTGKVDDEILLDLVKDHFELRPAGIIATFNLRLLPAERGGRFYQNVAAYGHMGRTDLDLPWEQTDKAALLKETAAAKTAAAC from the coding sequence TTGTCTCGTCGCTACCTGTTTAGCTCGGAATCCGTTACCGAAGGCCATCCAGATAAAATCTGCGATCAAATTTCCGATACTATTCTAGATGCACTGCTCACACAAGACCCGTCCAGCCGCGTAGCCGCAGAAGTCGTCGTCAACACCGGCTTAGTACTGATTACCGGAGAAATCACTACCAAAGCTCAAGTTAACTACGTCGATTTAGCCCGCAAAAAAATTGCTGAAATTGGCTACATTGATGCTGATAATGGATTTTCTGCCAACAGTTGTGCAGTTCTGGTTGCCTTAGACGAACAATCTCCCGATATTGCCCAAGGGGTTAATGCTGCCGCTGAGACTCGCGTAGAGTCGAGCGAAGAGGCATTTGACGCCGTTGGCGCTGGAGATCAGGGTTTGATGTTTGGCTTCGCCTGCAACGAAACCCCAGAACTGATGCCCATGCCCATCAGTTTGGCACACCGCATTTCTCGCAGATTGGCAGCAGTAAGAAAGACAGGCGATTTGCCCTACCTGCGTCCGGATGGCAAAACTCAAGTAACGGTTGCCTACGAAGACGGCAAACCTGTTGGCATCGATACTATCCTGATTTCTACTCAACACGCCGCCACGATAGGCGATATTACAGACGCCGCCGCAGTACAAGCCAAAATTAAAGAAGACCTGTGGACAGCGGTCGTAGAACCAGTTTTTGCAGATATTGATGTCAAGCCGGATTCACAAACTCGCTTCCTTGTCAACCCGACTGGGAAATTTGTTATTGGTGGCCCCCAAGGAGATTCTGGGCTCACGGGACGGAAAATAATTGTAGATACCTATGGCGGCTACTCTCGCCACGGTGGTGGTGCTTTTTCCGGTAAAGACCCCACGAAAGTAGACCGTTCTGCTGCTTATGCTTGTCGTTATGCCGCTAAAAATATTGTTGCGGCAGGTCTTGCCGATAAGTGCGAAGTGCAGCTAAGTTATGCGATCGGCGTAGCTCGACCTGTCAGCATTATGGTAGAAACTTTCGGTACTGGCAAGGTAGATGATGAAATATTGCTGGATTTAGTGAAAGACCATTTTGAACTCCGTCCGGCAGGTATTATCGCCACCTTTAATTTGCGTCTCCTTCCCGCCGAACGCGGCGGTCGTTTCTATCAGAATGTCGCCGCTTACGGTCACATGGGACGCACCGATCTAGACTTACCTTGGGAGCAAACAGATAAGGCCGCTTTGTTGAAGGAAACAGCTGCTGC
- a CDS encoding HAMP domain-containing protein, which translates to MQKSQEHGESSHISPHLPNATAFETQKVQPVSRSNQPLLTTFENVCLKTQQVITATTAGIISSLAVVAAIQVSVHIIAEPAKMTQSRLEKTALAGLLTGFTVGGITLALERITTDRMKIIINNLQSHFNAVSRGDLTVRATVDSSKEFGHLAMSFNQMVQLLDLKISEAKQQSEKQAKAKEDLEHKLTQILAFEEFTSNAQIAVSAEITTREDNQQVSEATGTILDFLDHLHSLSQMPTSYELFLGSSTTEEIEKHRNDLEYRQAWLKALLDETNNELNLLYIMQTPKEESEINKNNQA; encoded by the coding sequence ATGCAAAAATCCCAAGAGCATGGGGAATCATCTCATATTTCACCGCATTTACCCAATGCAACTGCGTTTGAAACGCAAAAGGTTCAGCCTGTATCTAGAAGCAATCAACCATTACTAACTACTTTTGAAAATGTTTGTCTCAAAACCCAACAAGTAATTACAGCAACTACAGCTGGAATTATTTCATCATTGGCAGTCGTTGCTGCGATCCAAGTTTCTGTCCATATTATCGCCGAGCCAGCTAAGATGACACAATCTCGACTGGAAAAGACAGCTTTAGCAGGCTTACTCACAGGGTTTACTGTGGGAGGAATAACTTTGGCGCTAGAGCGAATTACTACAGATCGGATGAAGATTATTATAAATAATCTTCAGAGTCACTTTAATGCAGTAAGTCGTGGTGATTTAACTGTTCGAGCGACTGTTGATTCATCAAAAGAATTTGGGCATCTGGCAATGAGCTTCAACCAGATGGTTCAACTTCTCGATCTAAAAATTAGCGAAGCTAAACAGCAATCAGAAAAGCAGGCCAAGGCCAAGGAAGATTTAGAACATAAACTAACCCAAATACTTGCATTTGAAGAATTTACTTCAAACGCTCAAATTGCCGTTTCTGCCGAAATAACAACCCGTGAGGATAATCAGCAGGTTAGCGAGGCTACTGGAACAATATTAGACTTTCTCGATCACCTTCATAGTTTATCCCAAATGCCTACCAGTTATGAGCTATTTCTGGGTTCCAGTACAACAGAAGAAATTGAAAAACACAGGAATGATCTTGAGTACAGGCAAGCATGGCTAAAAGCATTACTCGATGAAACCAATAACGAACTGAATTTACTTTATATAATGCAAACACCAAAAGAGGAAAGCGAAATTAACAAAAATAACCAAGCTTAA
- a CDS encoding photosystem II reaction center protein T: MESIAYVLIFAITLGILFFAIAFREPPRIEKK, from the coding sequence ATGGAAAGCATTGCTTACGTTTTGATTTTCGCGATTACGTTGGGCATCCTGTTTTTTGCGATCGCCTTCCGCGAACCTCCTCGGATCGAGAAGAAGTAG
- a CDS encoding class I SAM-dependent methyltransferase yields MKVNTTYEPYSQQPEYLDANRELLRTLSLDSVRQVLDLACGTGVMTSLLFELKPDISVIGIDLSAQSLEIAREDFQQKKLLVDDKTSLDAVLKSGKGSVMLMQGSADELPFESESVDLVVMGGAIHLISDKHKLLSNIQRVLRFGGMFTFNTVFYVGTYPEGTEKVYTEWLKESLAVLEKKNEELRAAGKETIKRQRGKVGRAFDKGWMSPSEWGELLKIHGLVVNREYQRSVMMTKQSFETVGAYGGLSEVLMSGYPVEIASECLQEGANRAFSNLGITEIPRYWLEIVAVKQRSN; encoded by the coding sequence ATGAAAGTGAACACCACTTACGAGCCATATTCCCAACAACCTGAATATCTTGACGCCAATAGAGAGTTGCTGCGTACCCTGTCTCTCGATTCGGTGAGGCAAGTGCTAGATTTAGCCTGTGGTACTGGAGTGATGACCAGCTTACTTTTTGAGTTAAAGCCAGACATAAGCGTTATCGGGATAGACCTCTCGGCTCAGTCGTTAGAAATTGCGAGAGAAGACTTTCAACAAAAAAAACTTTTAGTAGATGACAAAACATCTTTAGATGCAGTTTTGAAGTCTGGTAAAGGCAGCGTGATGCTGATGCAAGGAAGTGCGGATGAGCTTCCTTTTGAGTCGGAAAGCGTGGATTTGGTGGTTATGGGTGGTGCTATCCATTTAATTTCGGATAAGCACAAATTACTCAGTAATATTCAACGAGTATTACGCTTTGGTGGAATGTTTACTTTCAATACTGTGTTCTATGTCGGCACTTATCCAGAAGGAACGGAAAAGGTTTATACAGAGTGGCTAAAAGAATCGTTAGCAGTATTGGAAAAAAAGAATGAAGAGTTACGTGCTGCAGGGAAAGAGACGATAAAGCGCCAACGAGGAAAAGTGGGACGGGCTTTTGATAAAGGATGGATGTCTCCTAGCGAGTGGGGAGAACTTCTGAAGATTCACGGTCTTGTAGTCAACCGAGAATATCAGCGTTCGGTAATGATGACGAAACAAAGTTTTGAAACAGTTGGCGCTTATGGTGGGCTTTCCGAGGTTTTAATGAGCGGATATCCAGTAGAAATTGCTAGCGAATGCTTACAAGAGGGAGCCAACCGTGCGTTCAGTAATTTGGGAATCACAGAAATTCCCCGCTACTGGTTGGAGATCGTTGCGGTTAAGCAACGATCTAATTAA
- a CDS encoding class I SAM-dependent methyltransferase: MTDKNYSLQELNEFYAKRHEQRSGVFGKMPYANYGYWIREGMTVDEACDAMTDLIAKELDVERSDRILECGCGYGASAVYVATHYNPEKIIGLDVTEIRIKLGTELIKQKNLEDKIEIKFGDATNLDFESESFTKVMAIECAFHFNTRKDFFYEAFRVLKPGGVLAMTDIIPSPGINLSNYNLERIREYLSADAKMYNDRNIYSLDVYQKYLQEAGFDPMKIYSIKDKVILQFADHLDSVEAPTDDAQERISKYAKAFRNQLMVGGDYIVVRAQKPK; the protein is encoded by the coding sequence ATGACTGATAAAAATTATTCCCTCCAAGAACTTAATGAATTTTACGCCAAAAGACACGAACAAAGATCTGGAGTTTTTGGCAAAATGCCATACGCTAACTACGGTTATTGGATTAGAGAAGGAATGACCGTAGACGAAGCCTGTGATGCAATGACCGATTTAATAGCTAAAGAATTAGATGTTGAGCGCAGCGACCGCATTCTCGAATGTGGATGCGGCTACGGTGCTTCCGCAGTTTATGTTGCTACTCATTACAATCCTGAAAAAATCATCGGCTTAGATGTCACGGAAATTAGAATTAAGCTGGGTACAGAACTTATTAAACAGAAAAATTTGGAAGATAAAATTGAAATCAAGTTTGGAGATGCCACTAATCTAGACTTTGAATCAGAGTCTTTCACCAAGGTCATGGCTATCGAATGTGCCTTTCATTTCAACACCAGAAAAGACTTTTTTTACGAAGCTTTCAGGGTGCTTAAACCAGGTGGAGTTCTAGCTATGACTGACATTATTCCATCACCAGGCATTAATTTGTCTAATTACAATTTAGAACGCATCAGGGAATATTTGTCTGCTGATGCAAAAATGTATAACGATCGCAATATTTATAGCCTTGACGTTTATCAAAAATATCTTCAAGAAGCAGGGTTCGATCCTATGAAGATTTACTCAATCAAAGATAAGGTAATTCTTCAGTTTGCAGACCATTTGGATAGTGTAGAGGCACCAACAGATGACGCTCAAGAAAGGATAAGTAAATACGCAAAAGCTTTTAGGAATCAACTTATGGTTGGTGGCGACTATATAGTTGTTCGTGCCCAAAAGCCGAAATAA
- the psbB gene encoding photosystem II chlorophyll-binding protein CP47, whose amino-acid sequence MGLPWYRVHTVVLNDPGRLIAVHLMHTALVAGWAGSMALYELAIFDPSDPVLNPMWRQGMFVMPFMARLGVTQSWGGWSLTGEAASNPGIWSFEGVAAAHIVLSGLLFLAAVWHWVYWDLELFRDPRTGEPALDLPKMFGIHLFLSGLLCFGFGAFHLSGLFGPGMWVSDPYGLTGHVQPVAPEWGPAGFNPFNPGGIVAHHIAAGVVGIIAGLFHLTVRPPERLYRGLRMGNIETVLSSSIAAVFFAAFVVAGTMWYGTAATPIELFGPTRYQWDQGYFKQEIQRRVQASLAQGATLSDAYSAIPEKLAFYDYVGNSPAKGGLFRVGPMDKGDGIAQAWLGHPVFKDAEGRELTIRRMPNFFETFPVVLTDSDGIVRADIPFRRAESRYSFEQVGVTVSLYGGELDGQTFSDAPTVKKFARKAQLGEPFEFDRETLNSDGVFRTSTRGWFTFGHAVFALLFFFGHIWHGSRTLFRDVFAGVDPELSEEQVEWGFFQKVGDKTTRKQEAV is encoded by the coding sequence ATGGGACTACCCTGGTATCGAGTACACACAGTCGTCCTGAACGATCCGGGTCGATTGATAGCTGTACACCTAATGCACACCGCCCTTGTGGCAGGGTGGGCTGGTTCTATGGCCTTGTACGAACTAGCTATTTTCGATCCTAGCGATCCAGTCCTGAACCCGATGTGGCGTCAGGGGATGTTCGTGATGCCATTCATGGCACGCTTGGGCGTCACGCAATCCTGGGGTGGTTGGAGCTTGACTGGCGAAGCGGCAAGCAATCCTGGCATTTGGAGCTTTGAAGGTGTTGCCGCCGCTCACATTGTCCTTTCCGGTCTGCTGTTCCTAGCTGCTGTTTGGCACTGGGTTTACTGGGATTTGGAACTCTTCAGAGACCCCCGCACTGGCGAACCGGCCCTGGACTTGCCAAAAATGTTTGGCATTCACTTGTTCTTATCCGGTCTGCTCTGCTTTGGCTTCGGTGCTTTTCACCTGTCGGGACTTTTTGGCCCAGGTATGTGGGTTTCCGACCCATACGGTTTAACCGGCCACGTCCAGCCGGTAGCACCGGAATGGGGACCGGCAGGGTTTAACCCCTTCAACCCAGGTGGCATCGTGGCTCACCACATTGCTGCGGGTGTTGTGGGCATCATCGCCGGTTTGTTCCACCTGACAGTCCGTCCGCCGGAGCGCCTGTATAGAGGGCTGCGGATGGGGAACATCGAAACCGTACTTTCCAGCAGTATTGCAGCTGTATTCTTTGCTGCTTTTGTCGTCGCCGGTACGATGTGGTACGGTACCGCTGCTACACCGATCGAACTGTTTGGCCCGACCCGCTATCAGTGGGATCAAGGCTACTTCAAGCAAGAGATCCAGCGGCGCGTCCAAGCCAGTTTGGCACAAGGAGCGACCCTCTCGGACGCTTACTCGGCTATTCCTGAAAAGCTGGCTTTCTACGATTACGTAGGTAACAGCCCCGCTAAAGGCGGTCTGTTCCGCGTTGGCCCAATGGACAAGGGCGATGGCATTGCCCAAGCTTGGTTGGGTCACCCAGTTTTCAAAGATGCGGAAGGGCGCGAACTGACGATACGCCGTATGCCCAACTTCTTTGAAACCTTCCCGGTTGTCTTGACTGACAGCGATGGCATAGTTCGTGCTGACATCCCATTCCGTCGCGCTGAATCTAGATACAGCTTCGAGCAAGTAGGGGTTACGGTCAGCCTCTACGGTGGCGAACTGGACGGTCAAACGTTTAGCGACGCACCTACTGTGAAGAAATTTGCTCGTAAGGCTCAGCTGGGTGAGCCGTTTGAGTTCGATCGCGAAACGCTCAACTCTGACGGGGTATTCCGCACCAGCACCCGTGGTTGGTTCACCTTCGGTCATGCCGTATTTGCTCTGCTGTTCTTCTTCGGTCACATCTGGCACGGATCTCGTACTCTGTTCCGAGATGTGTTTGCCGGTGTAGACCCAGAACTCTCTGAAGAGCAAGTCGAATGGGGCTTCTTCCAGAAAGTGGGTGATAAGACTACCCGCAAGCAAGAAGCTGTATAA
- a CDS encoding SDR family oxidoreductase, protein MESEIEGTLKDKVTIITGAGSGIGRACAKLLFSQRSKVVLVEFNPDSLKNVMAELEAIGDAENILSLQMNVCRETDMNEMANQTLLRFGRIDNLIASAGILRISGTLKTVVETSLEEWQAVIQTNLTGTFLSNRAVLPVMIAQKQGDIINISSVSGRQGRAFDAPYCASKFGIIGLSESIAEEVAAYGVRVQTILPDSVDTPLWDQNGVKSIKAPVTIPAERVAELILYLLRLPKDAYLLNPVIAPFKGRKKRSKLKDV, encoded by the coding sequence ATGGAAAGCGAAATTGAAGGCACACTCAAAGATAAGGTTACTATTATTACAGGGGCGGGCAGTGGCATCGGTCGTGCTTGTGCCAAGTTGCTCTTTAGCCAAAGAAGTAAAGTAGTATTGGTAGAATTTAATCCAGACAGCCTAAAAAATGTAATGGCGGAACTGGAAGCTATTGGAGATGCCGAAAATATTCTCAGTCTGCAAATGAATGTGTGCAGAGAAACGGATATGAACGAGATGGCTAATCAAACTTTACTGCGCTTTGGCCGCATTGACAACTTAATTGCTTCTGCGGGGATATTGCGTATTAGCGGTACTTTAAAAACTGTCGTAGAAACTTCTTTAGAAGAATGGCAAGCAGTGATTCAGACTAACCTGACCGGTACTTTTCTGAGCAATCGCGCTGTATTGCCTGTCATGATTGCACAAAAACAAGGCGATATTATCAACATATCTTCTGTTTCCGGTCGTCAGGGTCGCGCTTTTGATGCACCCTATTGTGCTTCAAAATTTGGCATAATCGGTTTGTCTGAATCAATTGCAGAAGAAGTTGCTGCGTATGGGGTTCGGGTACAAACTATTCTTCCTGATTCTGTGGATACACCGTTGTGGGATCAGAATGGAGTAAAGTCGATTAAAGCACCTGTTACCATTCCAGCAGAACGAGTAGCTGAACTGATATTGTATCTCTTAAGATTACCCAAAGATGCTTACTTGCTCAACCCTGTGATCGCTCCTTTTAAAGGCCGTAAAAAACGAAGTAAGCTAAAGGATGTATGA
- a CDS encoding 30S ribosomal protein S1, with amino-acid sequence MVNQKTATAEIGFTHDDFAALLDKYDYHFNPGDIVAGTVFSIEPRGALIDIGAKTAAYIPIQEMSINRVDAPEEVLQSNETREFYILTDENEEGQLTLSIRRIEYMRAWERVRQLQAEDATVRSGVFATNRGGALVRIEGLRGFIPGSHISTRKPKEELVGEELPLKFLEVDEDRNRLVLSHRRALVERKMNRLEVGEVVIGSVRGIKPYGAFIDIGGVSGLLHISEISHEHIDTPHSVFNVNDEIKVMIIDLDAERGRISLSTKQLEPEAGDMIRNRDRVYEMAEEMAAKYREQMKAKQQGAAPARLEIPVVTEAAVEAVEPLAEETIPEEEIVSATEE; translated from the coding sequence ATGGTCAATCAGAAAACAGCAACAGCAGAAATAGGCTTCACTCACGACGACTTCGCCGCTCTACTCGATAAATATGATTATCACTTCAATCCCGGTGATATTGTAGCTGGTACGGTATTCAGTATAGAGCCGAGAGGCGCTCTGATTGACATTGGTGCTAAAACAGCGGCATATATACCCATCCAGGAAATGTCAATAAACCGGGTTGACGCTCCGGAAGAGGTATTGCAATCAAACGAAACTCGTGAATTTTACATCCTCACAGATGAAAATGAAGAAGGACAGCTGACGCTTTCCATTCGACGCATTGAGTATATGCGGGCTTGGGAGCGAGTGCGTCAATTGCAAGCAGAAGATGCTACAGTGAGATCGGGCGTTTTTGCCACCAATCGCGGCGGAGCATTGGTAAGAATTGAAGGCTTGCGTGGCTTTATTCCAGGTTCTCACATCAGCACCCGCAAACCGAAAGAAGAATTGGTGGGAGAGGAATTGCCCCTCAAGTTCTTGGAAGTAGACGAAGACCGCAATCGTTTGGTGCTGAGTCACCGACGCGCATTGGTAGAGCGCAAGATGAACCGACTGGAAGTCGGAGAAGTGGTGATAGGTTCGGTAAGGGGAATCAAACCTTACGGTGCTTTCATCGATATTGGCGGAGTCAGCGGTTTGCTGCACATTTCCGAAATTTCCCACGAACATATCGATACGCCTCACAGCGTCTTCAACGTCAATGATGAAATTAAGGTGATGATCATTGACTTAGATGCTGAGAGAGGTCGGATTTCACTTTCCACCAAGCAGCTGGAACCAGAAGCTGGTGATATGATCAGAAATCGCGATCGCGTCTACGAAATGGCAGAAGAAATGGCTGCTAAGTATCGCGAGCAAATGAAAGCCAAACAGCAAGGTGCTGCACCTGCTCGTCTTGAAATACCAGTTGTCACTGAAGCAGCGGTCGAAGCAGTCGAACCGCTTGCTGAAGAAACAATCCCTGAAGAAGAAATCGTATCCGCAACAGAAGAATAG
- a CDS encoding HAD family hydrolase — protein MVTIRCREVSFPNIEAVIFDKDGTLENSEEYLRNLGQKRARMIDAQIPGIGDPLLMAFGINGNILDPTGLMAVGSRRENEIAAAAYIAETGRGWLESLAIARRCFEEADRIFQNTPPSPLFVGCLEVLQFLSAAGLKLGMLSASRTARVKEFVKRHQLNDYIQLEMGVDEGPSKPDPALFIEACRKLAVEPGATLMVGDSVGDIEMARRAGAAGCIGICWGKPEAAHLEAADVAIGQLDEIQIIK, from the coding sequence TTGGTAACTATTCGCTGTCGGGAAGTATCTTTCCCAAATATCGAAGCGGTAATTTTTGACAAAGATGGTACGCTAGAAAATTCTGAAGAGTATTTGCGAAACCTCGGACAAAAACGAGCTCGCATGATTGATGCCCAAATTCCAGGAATCGGCGATCCATTGTTAATGGCATTTGGTATTAATGGCAATATCCTCGATCCCACCGGCTTGATGGCAGTTGGCAGTCGTCGCGAAAATGAAATTGCCGCCGCTGCTTATATCGCCGAAACCGGACGCGGGTGGTTGGAATCTTTGGCAATAGCACGTCGCTGCTTTGAAGAAGCCGATCGCATTTTCCAAAATACCCCGCCTTCCCCTCTATTTGTCGGCTGTTTGGAAGTGCTGCAATTTCTATCAGCAGCAGGATTAAAATTAGGGATGCTGTCAGCTTCTCGAACAGCACGAGTGAAAGAATTTGTCAAGCGACATCAGCTAAATGATTACATCCAGTTAGAAATGGGAGTAGATGAGGGCCCAAGCAAACCCGATCCAGCTTTATTTATAGAAGCTTGTCGCAAATTGGCCGTAGAACCGGGTGCTACCCTGATGGTGGGCGATTCTGTCGGTGATATTGAAATGGCCCGTCGTGCTGGTGCAGCTGGTTGTATTGGCATTTGTTGGGGAAAACCGGAAGCAGCTCATTTAGAAGCAGCAGATGTAGCGATCGGCCAACTAGACGAAATCCAGATAATTAAATAA
- the nrdR gene encoding transcriptional regulator NrdR, protein MRCPFCHFPDNRVLESRSAEAGQSIRRRRECLRCKRRFTTYEQIEFVPITVIKRDGRKESFDRSKLLRGIVRACQKTGLAQIQLEALVDEVESELQQREVREVTSSEIGEMILQRLQSLSEVAYVRFASVYRQFQSIKDFVDTLNQLSTSRATASVGNTTVTGERQHLSETEELETAASLATPL, encoded by the coding sequence ATGCGCTGCCCTTTCTGTCACTTCCCAGATAACCGCGTGCTTGAGTCTCGTTCCGCAGAAGCAGGACAAAGTATCCGGCGACGACGAGAATGTTTGCGCTGCAAACGTCGCTTTACAACTTACGAGCAAATTGAATTTGTTCCGATTACGGTGATTAAGCGAGATGGTCGAAAGGAATCTTTCGATCGTTCTAAATTGCTGCGCGGTATCGTTCGCGCCTGTCAGAAAACCGGTTTAGCTCAAATACAACTGGAAGCTCTCGTTGATGAAGTGGAATCGGAACTCCAGCAGCGAGAGGTACGAGAAGTCACCAGCAGCGAAATTGGAGAGATGATTCTGCAAAGGCTGCAATCTCTGAGCGAGGTAGCTTATGTACGTTTTGCCTCTGTCTACCGCCAATTCCAAAGTATTAAAGATTTTGTGGATACTTTAAATCAGTTAAGTACGAGCAGAGCAACTGCATCGGTAGGCAATACCACAGTTACAGGTGAGCGACAACACTTATCCGAGACTGAAGAACTGGAAACCGCCGCTTCTTTGGCGACGCCATTGTAA
- a CDS encoding extracellular catalytic domain type 1 short-chain-length polyhydroxyalkanoate depolymerase: MSVHFLLKLIMSLNSTQSPQKIAITTIVAIILVLGLLTSCKTMQAQEEKAPIRERILERIQQRRNNRDLNNQAGISGTITLQGMQRTYYLYAPPSYRSNRPMPLILAFHGGRGQGERLAQTTGFNDLADREGFIVVYPDGIDKHWNDGVNTPGFDSSIDDVGFVKALIDEIGRSKNIDRRRIYATGISNGGFFTLRLACEMSERIAAFAPVAATMPVKLKSKCNLKKPVSILMIGGTNDRFVPWEGGQAIKGGDEIMSVVDTFEFWKQQNACVSREQVNRLPNNAPRDGTQVESSTYSGCRANAEVRLLTIEGGGHTWPGGYGQPRAVVGQTSGDINASEEIWNFFKRHALP; this comes from the coding sequence ATGTCAGTTCACTTTCTGTTGAAACTCATCATGTCTCTAAACAGTACCCAGTCTCCCCAAAAAATTGCCATTACAACTATTGTGGCTATTATTCTGGTTTTGGGCTTGTTAACCTCTTGTAAAACTATGCAAGCACAGGAGGAAAAAGCTCCTATCAGAGAGCGGATCTTGGAAAGAATACAACAGAGAAGAAACAACAGAGATCTGAATAACCAAGCGGGTATATCAGGAACAATAACGCTTCAGGGGATGCAGCGTACTTACTACCTGTACGCGCCGCCTTCTTACAGATCGAATCGGCCTATGCCCTTGATATTAGCGTTTCACGGTGGCCGAGGACAAGGAGAGAGGTTGGCTCAAACTACTGGTTTCAATGATTTGGCAGACAGAGAAGGTTTTATAGTTGTTTATCCAGACGGAATTGACAAACATTGGAACGATGGAGTAAATACTCCCGGTTTTGATTCAAGTATTGATGATGTGGGATTTGTGAAGGCTTTGATAGACGAAATCGGCAGAAGTAAAAACATAGATCGCCGTAGAATATATGCTACTGGCATATCGAACGGTGGTTTTTTTACCTTGAGACTGGCTTGTGAAATGTCCGAGCGGATTGCAGCTTTTGCACCAGTAGCTGCTACTATGCCAGTTAAGCTGAAATCCAAGTGCAATCTTAAAAAGCCTGTCTCCATATTGATGATCGGGGGTACGAACGATAGATTTGTCCCCTGGGAGGGCGGTCAGGCGATTAAAGGTGGCGACGAAATAATGTCCGTGGTTGATACTTTTGAATTTTGGAAGCAACAGAATGCTTGTGTTTCCAGAGAACAAGTTAATCGCCTTCCGAACAATGCTCCCAGAGATGGTACACAAGTTGAAAGTTCCACTTACTCAGGTTGCCGTGCTAATGCAGAGGTTAGACTCCTGACGATAGAAGGGGGCGGACACACTTGGCCGGGAGGTTACGGTCAACCTCGTGCTGTGGTTGGCCAAACCAGTGGGGATATTAATGCCAGTGAAGAAATCTGGAATTTTTTCAAGCGCCACGCTCTGCCGTAA